The Lacipirellula parvula genome window below encodes:
- a CDS encoding cytochrome B6, whose protein sequence is MSLKFLSPPRSAANSPAALATFLSLGALAAQLASVAQAQLPPVDTAAVIKQTEAEKPKFAERQQRLLEYRYDLADRPSPDVKMSLGKPIQTGVRAKLPEGLTWDKLASLTPEEIKAKTLWPPGFYPLPHPHHETGGMIFTKVQIDELKRQTGRDLTRFDLDYDLPQHFLPEFPAPIYLTTRPDLGDVSKGQLVTLANYYELFKDCLNPKQLDGLRLLVTPFPQQQFNATDDRRSLHPHEGVSCFDCHANGHTNSSTHTVGDIRPNEHRHRIDTPTLRGLNIQRLFGSQRAMKTVEDFTEFEQRAAYFDGDIAMAAKKGVNPLERGSQVQFMAEFQELLDFPPAPKLNLLGKLDPAKATESELRGQEIFFGKGQCATCHIPPYYTDNLMHNLQTERFFKEVMINGRKASADGPIKTFPLRGIKDSPPYLHDDRLLTLEDTVEYFNLILGLKLNQQEKTDLTAFMRAL, encoded by the coding sequence ATGTCACTCAAATTCCTCTCCCCGCCGCGCAGCGCTGCTAATTCCCCAGCCGCGCTGGCCACTTTCTTATCACTCGGAGCCCTCGCCGCACAGCTTGCCTCCGTCGCCCAAGCTCAACTCCCGCCGGTCGACACGGCCGCGGTGATCAAGCAAACCGAAGCCGAGAAGCCCAAGTTCGCGGAACGCCAGCAACGGCTCCTCGAGTACCGCTACGACCTCGCCGATCGCCCCTCGCCCGACGTGAAGATGTCGCTTGGCAAGCCGATCCAAACCGGCGTGCGGGCCAAGCTTCCCGAAGGCCTCACTTGGGACAAACTCGCGAGCCTCACGCCCGAGGAAATCAAAGCCAAAACGCTTTGGCCGCCCGGCTTCTACCCCTTGCCCCACCCGCATCACGAAACGGGCGGCATGATCTTCACGAAGGTGCAGATCGACGAGTTGAAGCGGCAAACGGGCCGCGACCTCACCCGCTTCGATCTCGACTACGACCTGCCGCAGCACTTCCTCCCCGAGTTCCCGGCGCCTATCTACCTCACGACGCGGCCCGACCTCGGCGACGTCTCGAAGGGACAGCTTGTCACCCTCGCTAACTACTACGAGCTATTCAAAGACTGCCTCAACCCCAAACAACTCGATGGCTTACGGTTGCTCGTCACGCCGTTCCCGCAGCAGCAGTTCAACGCCACCGACGACCGCCGCAGCCTCCACCCGCATGAAGGGGTGAGTTGCTTCGACTGCCATGCCAACGGCCACACGAATTCGTCGACGCACACCGTCGGCGATATTCGCCCCAACGAACATCGCCACCGCATCGACACGCCGACGCTCCGCGGACTTAATATCCAACGCCTCTTCGGCTCGCAGCGTGCCATGAAGACGGTAGAAGATTTCACCGAGTTCGAGCAGCGGGCCGCCTACTTCGACGGCGACATCGCGATGGCCGCCAAGAAGGGCGTCAACCCGCTCGAGCGTGGCAGCCAAGTGCAGTTCATGGCCGAGTTCCAAGAACTGCTCGACTTCCCGCCGGCGCCGAAGTTGAACTTGCTCGGCAAGCTCGACCCCGCGAAGGCGACCGAGAGCGAACTGCGCGGTCAAGAAATTTTCTTCGGCAAGGGCCAGTGCGCCACCTGCCACATCCCGCCTTACTACACCGACAACCTGATGCATAACCTGCAGACCGAACGCTTCTTCAAAGAAGTAATGATCAACGGCCGCAAGGCCTCGGCCGACGGCCCGATCAAAACGTTCCCGCTGCGGGGCATCAAAGACTCGCCGCCATACCTCCACGACGACCGCCTGCTAACGCTCGAAGACACGGTCGAGTATTTCAACCTTATCCTCGGCCTCAAGCTGAACCAGCAAGAAAAAACCGACCTCACCGCCTTCATGCGAGCCCTGTAG
- a CDS encoding formylmethanofuran dehydrogenase subunit A, with the protein MPLTKIANGTIYDPANGVDGEVGDLWIEDGRIIAAPANPALRAAKTIDATGLVVMPGGVDIHCHIAGPATNAARIITPDQRRGEANVLPRTELTRSGTLGSVPSTFATGYKYAGLGYTTAFDAAIAPLGSRHAHLEFADTPCIDKGCFILMGNNQYALEAIEANDPERLRMFIAWLLGATKGYAPKLVNPGGVEVWKQSATARGHGLDDPIPGYAITPRAVIREIVAAANDLGLPHPAHIHCNQLGMPGNWRTTLATMEAVESRRAHFAHIQFHSYGGGEGDEFSMSSRVRDLADYVNAHPNLTVDVGQVMFGDAVAMTGDGAAGYFLHKLYGNRWFNCDVEVEAGCGVTPIEYRRKSVVHALQWAIGLEWYLLVDDPWQVMMSTDHPNGGSFLAYPQIIRLLMDREFRRETFARCPAAVRERCILGDLDREYTLGEIAIITRSGPARALGLKQKGHLGAGADADVTIYTPSENYQEMFELPRLVIKAGETIVEQGEIRATPAGIALHNAPSFDAERLPEVEEWFEKHYSLRFKHYAQT; encoded by the coding sequence ATGCCCCTCACCAAAATCGCCAACGGCACGATCTACGACCCCGCCAACGGCGTCGACGGCGAAGTCGGCGATCTCTGGATCGAGGATGGCCGCATCATCGCCGCGCCGGCCAACCCCGCGCTCCGTGCGGCGAAAACGATCGATGCCACCGGCCTCGTCGTCATGCCAGGCGGCGTCGATATCCACTGCCATATCGCTGGCCCCGCCACGAACGCCGCGCGGATCATCACCCCCGACCAACGCCGCGGCGAAGCCAACGTCCTGCCACGCACGGAACTCACCCGCAGCGGCACGCTCGGCTCGGTCCCCAGCACGTTCGCCACCGGCTACAAGTACGCCGGCCTCGGTTACACCACCGCGTTCGACGCCGCGATCGCCCCGCTCGGCTCACGGCACGCCCACCTCGAGTTCGCCGACACGCCGTGCATCGACAAAGGTTGTTTCATCCTCATGGGAAACAACCAGTACGCTCTCGAAGCGATCGAAGCGAACGATCCCGAGCGGCTGCGAATGTTCATCGCCTGGCTCCTCGGCGCCACGAAGGGGTACGCCCCCAAGCTCGTGAACCCCGGCGGCGTCGAAGTTTGGAAGCAATCCGCCACCGCCCGCGGTCACGGACTCGATGATCCGATTCCCGGCTACGCGATTACCCCGCGAGCCGTCATCCGCGAGATCGTCGCCGCGGCGAACGACCTCGGCCTGCCCCATCCGGCGCACATCCACTGCAACCAGCTCGGCATGCCGGGCAACTGGCGGACGACGCTCGCGACGATGGAAGCGGTCGAAAGCCGCCGCGCCCACTTCGCTCACATCCAGTTCCACAGCTACGGCGGCGGCGAGGGGGACGAGTTCAGCATGTCGAGCCGCGTCCGCGACTTGGCCGACTATGTAAACGCCCACCCCAACCTCACGGTCGACGTCGGCCAGGTGATGTTCGGCGACGCCGTAGCGATGACCGGCGACGGCGCCGCGGGGTACTTCCTCCACAAGCTCTACGGCAACCGCTGGTTCAACTGCGACGTCGAAGTCGAAGCGGGCTGCGGCGTCACGCCGATCGAGTACCGCCGCAAGTCGGTCGTCCACGCCCTGCAATGGGCGATCGGCCTCGAGTGGTATCTGCTCGTCGACGATCCGTGGCAAGTGATGATGAGCACCGACCACCCCAACGGCGGCTCGTTCCTCGCGTATCCGCAAATCATCCGCCTGCTGATGGACCGCGAATTCCGCCGCGAAACGTTCGCCCGCTGCCCCGCCGCCGTCCGCGAACGTTGCATCCTCGGCGACCTCGACCGCGAGTACACGCTCGGCGAAATCGCGATCATCACCCGCTCCGGCCCCGCGCGAGCGCTCGGCCTCAAGCAAAAAGGACATCTCGGCGCCGGCGCCGACGCGGACGTGACGATCTACACTCCGAGCGAGAACTACCAGGAGATGTTCGAGCTGCCAAGGCTGGTGATCAAAGCGGGCGAAACGATCGTCGAGCAAGGCGAAATCCGCGCCACCCCCGCCGGCATCGCGCTGCACAATGCCCCGTCGTTCGACGCTGAACGTCTTCCCGAAGTTGAAGAGTGGTTCGAGAAGCACTATTCGTTGCGGTTCAAGCATTACGCTCAAACGTAG
- the mobA gene encoding molybdenum cofactor guanylyltransferase: MSVALVYRLWRRVARVSDSDETDRATRGALILCGGGSRRMGRDKASLPFGAETMLARVMRLTAECVPRERITLVAAAEQQLPPLPWEATVIRDRVADRGPLPALVDGLASFEGRAAAVLVVSCDAPLLQPRLVERLFQLLARDAEAAVPAEGERLQPLLAVYRPRVAEALQAQLAAGTTSLHGALRSLGGRIVEAPVEQLRAVDPELRSFLNCNTEEEYEAALAYV, translated from the coding sequence GTGAGCGTCGCTCTAGTGTACCGACTCTGGCGACGGGTGGCGCGGGTGAGCGATTCCGACGAAACAGACCGAGCGACGCGCGGCGCCCTCATTCTCTGTGGCGGCGGAAGCCGGCGGATGGGGCGTGACAAGGCGTCGCTGCCGTTTGGCGCGGAGACGATGCTCGCCCGCGTGATGCGGCTGACGGCGGAGTGCGTGCCGCGGGAGCGGATCACGCTTGTCGCCGCGGCGGAGCAGCAGTTGCCGCCGCTGCCCTGGGAGGCGACAGTCATTCGTGATCGCGTGGCCGACCGCGGGCCGTTGCCGGCGTTGGTCGACGGGCTGGCGAGTTTTGAGGGTCGCGCGGCGGCCGTGCTAGTTGTCTCGTGCGACGCGCCGTTGTTGCAGCCGAGGCTGGTGGAGCGACTGTTTCAATTGCTCGCGCGCGACGCAGAAGCAGCGGTTCCTGCGGAGGGGGAGCGGCTGCAGCCGTTGCTCGCCGTTTATCGACCGCGAGTGGCGGAGGCGTTACAGGCTCAGCTCGCGGCGGGGACGACTTCGCTGCATGGGGCGCTGCGTTCGTTGGGCGGCCGAATTGTCGAGGCGCCGGTCGAGCAGTTGCGCGCGGTGGATCCGGAGTTGCGTTCGTTCCTGAATTGCAACACGGAGGAAGAGTACGAGGCGGCGCTCGCCTACGTTTGA